The Spirulina subsalsa PCC 9445 region TTAAGCGCCCAGCCTTTTTTACAACAGTTGGGGGCGGCTGTTGAAGGGTTTAATGAAAGCGCCGCTTATCCCCGCTATTTAATCGCTGAAAGTGATCTAAATGATGTGCGGGTGCTTCAGTCGCGGGAAACCGGGGGATTTGGTCATGCTAGCCAATGGTGTGATGACTTTCATCATGGGTTACATACCATTTTGACGGGGGAACGTTCCGGTTATTACTGCGATTTCGGTTCAATTGAACAACTGGCGAAGAGTTTTAAACAGGGGTATATCTACACCGGAGAATATTCGCCCCATCGTCGCCGCAATCATGGCAATGTGCCGAAAAATACGACGGGGGAAAATTTCGTGGTTTGTATTCAAAATCACGACCAAATCGGCAACCGTTTACTGGGGGATCGTTTAAGTACGTTAGTGGATTTTGAACGGTTGAAATTAGCGGCCGCGACGGTTTTATTGTCGCCCTTTGTCCCGATGTTATTTATGGGGGAAGAATACGGAGAAAAAGCCCCGTTTCAGTATTTTGTCAGTCACAGTGATCCGGGATTAATTGAAGGAGTGCGTCAGGGAAGGGCAGAGGAATTTAAGTCTTTTGGCTGGGAAAACGAGGTACCGGATCCCCAAGGTGAGGCAGTTTTTGAAGAGTCTAAACTCAACTGGGGACAAGGTTTTACGGGGGAAGGGCAGGTTTTGCGATCGCTCTATAAAACCCTCATCGCACTCCGAAAACAAAAACCCGCCTTATCCTCCTTAGATTTATCCCCAGTTCAAGTTCTCACCGTCTCCCCCAAAAACGTGCTATCTGTACAGCGCCAATCCGATCAAGGTTGTATCTTAGTGATATTCAACTACGAGGAATCTAACCTAGATTTTAACCCCAAATGCTCCCATTTAGCTTGGCACAAAATCCTAGAATCCACAGCCATCCAATGGCAAGGTTCCGGTTATAGTTACCCCGAAACCTTACCCGAAACCCTTTCCCTCGCCCCCCTAAGTTTTGTTGTGTATGAACAGCAATAAACAAGGTTAAAGTCGTTTTAAATTAGCTATCCAGTCGGTCTACTTTTTGACTCTCTTGGTTCACTATTCCCAAAGTTGGATGATTTCCTATGATGCAGTTTCCCTTAGCAACCTATCGCCTTCAATTTACCCCTAGCTTTGACTTCAAATCCGCCAAAGCTATTGTTCCCTATTTAGCAGAATTGGGGGTTTCTTACCTCTACGCCTCGCCCATTTTTAAAGCGCGTCAAGGCAGCACCCACGGTTATGATGCGGTTGATCCAAATATTATTAACCCCGAACTGGGAGGGATTGAAAAGTTTAATGATTTAGTGGAAAAACTGCACGAACACAATCTAAAATGGCTACAGGATATTGTCCCCAATCACATGGCCTTTGATAGTCAAAATACCATGCTTGTAGATCTGCTAGAAAATGGCTCAGATTCACAGTTTTATGGCTTTTTTGATATCAACTGGCATCATCCCTATGAGGGAATTCGCGGGCGGGTTTTAGCTCCCTTTTTGGGGCGTTTTTATGGGGACTGTTTAGAACATGGGGAGCTTAAGTTACAGTATGAGGAACAAGGACTCAGTGTTAACTATTACTCCCTAAAGTTTCCCATTCGGATTGAGTCTTACACCAAAGTTTTAACCTATGATTTGGGACGATTACGACAAAAACTAGGGCGCAGAAATCCAGATTTTGTTAAGTTTTTAGGGATTCTCTATGGGTTAAAATACATTCCTTCAGGAGAAGAAGGCAGCGAGCGCTATGATCAAATCTTCTTCATTAAAAGTATGTTATGGGAACTGTGGAATGATAACCCAGACATTCGCCAATTTATAGAGGAAAACATCGAAACCTTTAACGGAATCGTTGGCAAACCGGAAAGCTTCAATTTACTAGAAAACTTGTTAGATGAACAATTCTTTCGTCTCGCTTTTTGGAAAGTGGGGAATGAAGAGTTGAACTATCGGCGTTTCTTTACCGTCAATGATTTAATTTCCTTGCGTATTGAAGATCCCAATGTATTTGATACCACCCACTCCCTGCTGTTGCAATTGGTGGAAGAAGGAAAAATACAGGGGTTACGGATTGATCATATTGACGGACTTTATGATCCCGCAACCTATTTATTTCGTCTGCGAGATCGGGCAAATCATGCCTATGTGGTGATTGAGAAGATCCTAGAACCTCAAGAAGAACTCCCCATTAACTGGCCGATTCAAGGGACTACTGGCTATGATTACTTAAACATGGCGAATGGGGTATTTTGCTACAAAGAAAATGAGGCTAAATTTAACAAAATATATCACAGTTTTACTCGCTCAATTGTGAACTGTGAACAATTAATTGATGAGAAAAAACGCCTAATTGTCGGGAAACACTTAGCGGGGGATATAGATAATCTTGCCCACTTCCTCAAACAAATTTCTAGTCATTATCGCTACGCCAGTGACTTTACCATTTATGGGTTAAAAGGGGCGTTAGTTGAAGTAATGACGGCGTTTCCGGTCTATCGGACTTATATTAATAATGAGGAAGTCAGCACCTCGGATCGGAACTACATTAAACAAGTCATTGCCAAAGCTAAGGAAACCATGCCAATTTTCTTAAATGAGTTGGCATTTATTGAGAAGTTTCTGTTACTAGAGTTTGATGATTACTTAACTCAGGAAGAAAAAGAGCAATGGCTACATTTTGTTATGCGCTTACAACAGTTTACGGGGCCTTTGATGGCGAA contains the following coding sequences:
- the treZ gene encoding malto-oligosyltrehalose trehalohydrolase, yielding MKLGSHYLGHQSCQFRVWSPTRKQVSVHLLSPEDRLVPLTLGENGYWEATVEGVSPGTYYQYQLDGDLERPDPASHSQPQGVHGPSEVIDQSAFLWQDTAWRGLPLSQYVIYELHVGTFTPEGTFEAIIDRLPDLVDLGINAIEIMPVAQFPGSRNWGYDGTFIYGVQNSYGGVNGLKKLVNACHQAEVAVILDVVYNHFGPEGNYLWAYAPYFTDRYKTPWGDAVNFDQGDSNEVREFFIQNALYWLETYHIDALRLDAVHAIYDLSAQPFLQQLGAAVEGFNESAAYPRYLIAESDLNDVRVLQSRETGGFGHASQWCDDFHHGLHTILTGERSGYYCDFGSIEQLAKSFKQGYIYTGEYSPHRRRNHGNVPKNTTGENFVVCIQNHDQIGNRLLGDRLSTLVDFERLKLAAATVLLSPFVPMLFMGEEYGEKAPFQYFVSHSDPGLIEGVRQGRAEEFKSFGWENEVPDPQGEAVFEESKLNWGQGFTGEGQVLRSLYKTLIALRKQKPALSSLDLSPVQVLTVSPKNVLSVQRQSDQGCILVIFNYEESNLDFNPKCSHLAWHKILESTAIQWQGSGYSYPETLPETLSLAPLSFVVYEQQ
- the treY gene encoding malto-oligosyltrehalose synthase, whose protein sequence is MQFPLATYRLQFTPSFDFKSAKAIVPYLAELGVSYLYASPIFKARQGSTHGYDAVDPNIINPELGGIEKFNDLVEKLHEHNLKWLQDIVPNHMAFDSQNTMLVDLLENGSDSQFYGFFDINWHHPYEGIRGRVLAPFLGRFYGDCLEHGELKLQYEEQGLSVNYYSLKFPIRIESYTKVLTYDLGRLRQKLGRRNPDFVKFLGILYGLKYIPSGEEGSERYDQIFFIKSMLWELWNDNPDIRQFIEENIETFNGIVGKPESFNLLENLLDEQFFRLAFWKVGNEELNYRRFFTVNDLISLRIEDPNVFDTTHSLLLQLVEEGKIQGLRIDHIDGLYDPATYLFRLRDRANHAYVVIEKILEPQEELPINWPIQGTTGYDYLNMANGVFCYKENEAKFNKIYHSFTRSIVNCEQLIDEKKRLIVGKHLAGDIDNLAHFLKQISSHYRYASDFTIYGLKGALVEVMTAFPVYRTYINNEEVSTSDRNYIKQVIAKAKETMPIFLNELAFIEKFLLLEFDDYLTQEEKEQWLHFVMRLQQFTGPLMAKGVEDTVLYIYNRLLSLNEVGSHPTHFGVSIEEFHQFNHHQMAYWPHSMNASATHDTKRGEDVRSRINVLSEIPEEWEAKLKEWREINAAQKGCVEGIDVPDPNDEYFLYQTLLGTFPFYEEEYPVFVERIKEYIIKAIREAKVYTAWLKPDTGYEEGFTSFAERLLKDSPNNEFLNAFRPFQRKIQHYGVFNSLSQTLLKFTVPGLPDIYQGTELWDLSLVDPDNRRPVDFKVRNKFLKSIKRGIEKNPLALVEELLAHPEDGRIKLFLIYQLLQTRQEYSELFQRGDYQKLTVMGSWQDHAVVFSRTWGDHTVIAIAPRLFTSLMKEDELPLGEQVWQETRISLPPGSPTHWQNRITGEEIKGEDALFLRDILQHFPVALLISVLPQAEKPLSDGVKALEEGSKSKNRKKDLAA